GGCGCGCAAGGTGGCCGCCGCGCGCGACCCCGATCTGCTGGCGCTGCTGCGTGCCGGCGTGGCGCGCCTGCAGCGTCTGGCTGCCATGAAGGATGACCAGGGCGCGTACGCGGAGACCTCGTACCGCCTGTCCATCCTGTCGGTGCGCGCCTGCGGCAACCAGCGCCTCACACGCATGCTGGTGGCGCTGTCGCTGCAGACCTTGCGTTATGCCAAGCTGAGCCTGGCCAGCGCGCAGCGGCGCCAGCGCTCGGCGAGCATCTGGACCGAAGCGCTGGCGTTGCTCGAGGCTGGCGACGAAGAGGCTTACGCCCGCAAGGTGCGCCAGCGCGTGGAGGAGTCGGGTGCCGAGGCCGCGCGGCGGCTCGATGCGCCGGAGCCCGCGCGCAAGGACGTCGGCAAACCCGTGCCGAAGGCCGCACCATGAGCATATCGATGGAAGCCTTGGGCCCGTTGCGTGGCCTGACCGTCGTCGAGATCTGCACCACCATCGCGGGCCCCGCATGCGCGCGCCTGATGGCGGACTTCGGTGCCGATGTGATCAAGATCGAACCGCCGTCGGGCGATCCGGTGCGGCAGATGGGGCGGCACGTGGGCGACGTGTCGCTCTATGCCGCGGCCATCCTGCGCGGCAAGAAGTCGGTGGCGCTGGATCTCAAACAGGAAGAGGGGCGCAAGCTCGCGTTCGAACTTGCCCGCCGCGCCGACATCCTGATCGAGAACAACCGGCCCGGCGTGCTGGAGCGCCTGGGGCTGGGCTACGACGACCTGTCGAAGGTCAACCCGGGCCTGGTGATGGTGCGCATCTCCGGCTATGGCCAGGACGGCCCCTATGCCGCGCGCCCCGGCTACGGCGCGATCTGCGAAGCCGTGGGCGGCGTGCGGCACATGACGGGCGACCCCGACCGGCCACCGGCCCGTGTCGCGTTGGCCACCACCGACTACCTCACCGCCACCTATGCCGCGTTCGGCGCGGCCATGGCCATCATCGAGCGCCAGCGCACCGGCCGCGGCCAGGTGGTGGACGTGGCCTTGTACGAAACCGCTTTTACGCAGATGGAGCCCTACGTGCCCGCGTACGAAAAGCTCGGTTTCGTGCCGCAACGTGTGGGTCCGAACCTGCCGACGATGGCGCCCAACAGCCTGTACCCAACGAAGGACGGCAGCTGGATGCTGATCGCGGCCAACAGCAACCCGACCTTCGAGCGCCTGGTGGGCGCCATGGGCCAGCCCGAGCTATTGCGCGATGCGCGCTTTGCCGACATCCGCACGCGCGGCGAGCCGGCCAACATGAAGGCGATCGACGCCATCGTGGCCGAGTGGACGTGCACGCTGGAGACGGCCGCGCTGGCGGCGGTGTTGCAGGCGGCCGAGGTGCCCTCGTCGCCGATCTACACCATTGCCGACATCTACCAGGACCCGCACTACGCGGCGCGCGACATGCTGGTGAAGGTGCCGCACCCCGAGCTCGGCCACACCACGCAGGCCGGCATCGTGCCCAAGCTCTCGGCCACGCCCGGCGCGATCCGCCACACCGGTCCCGACATCGGTGCCGATACCGCCGAGGTGCTGCGCGGCATCGGCATCAGCAATTCACACATCCAGGAACTGGAGGCCGCCAAGGTCATCCGCACGCAAACATGAACGCACCGCTACCCCCATCTTCCGTGACCGACGCCGCCAACGACGGCGAATGGGCCGCCGAACTACAGGAGCTGGCTTACCGCCGCGAGCAGGGCGCTTCGATGGGCGGCCCGGAAGCTTTGGCCAAGCACGCCGCCAAGGGGCGGCTCAATGTGCGCCAGCGCATCGACGCGCTGCTCGACCCGCAGAGCTTTCGCGAACTCGCCCGTGTCGCCGGCAAGGGCCGCTACGATAAGGACGGCCATTTCAAGGGCGTCTCTCCCGTCAACGCGGTCATCGGCACCGGCCGCATCGAGGGCCGCAAGATCACCGTGTCGGCCGACGATTACACGCTGCGCGCGGGCTCGTCGGAGGCCACCATTTCGGACAAGTGGATTTACGCCGAGCGCATGGCGCTGGACCTGCGCATGCCGCTGGTGCGCCTGGTGGACACCGCCGGTGGCAGCGTGAAGCTGCTGGAACAGCAGGGCTCGAGCAAGATACCCGGCTACCCGAACTGGCCGGTGGTGGACCTGCTCAAGCACGTGCCGGTGGTGGGCGTGGCACTGGGCGCATGCGCCGGCCTGGGCGCGATCAAGGTGCTCATGTCGCACTTCTCGGTCATGGTGCGCGACCAGGCGCAGGTGTTCGCTGGCGGGCCGCCGGTGGTCAAACAGGCCTACGGCATCGACATCGACAAGAACGACCTCGGCGGCTGGAAGGTGCACCGCCGCAGCGCGCTGGTGCACAACGAGGCGCAGGACGAGGCCGACGCGTTCGAGCAGGTGCGCCGCTTCCTCTCCTACCTGCCGCGCAATGCGCAGAACGTGGCCGCGCGCGGTCCGCGCGAGGACGATCCGAACCGTGCCGATGACTGGCTCAAGAACGCGATTCCGCGCGACCGGCGCAAGGTGTTCGATCCGCGCAAGATCGTGGCCGCGTTGTTCGACACCGGCACCGTCTTCGAGATCGGACGCCACCAGGGCGGCTCCGTCATCACCGCGCTGGCGCGGCTGGACGGCTATCCCGTGGGCGTGATGTGCAGCGACCCGCGCGTGGCCGGTGGCGCCATGACCACCAAGTCGGCCTGGAAGATCGAGCGGCACGTCAAACTCTGCGACACCTTCGGGCTGCCGATCGTCAACTTGGTCGACCAGCCGGGCAACGCCACCGGCCCGGACGCGGAGCTCGACGCGACGCTGCTGGGCGCTGTGCGCGTGCTGACCACGATCGAGGACGCGCAAGTGCCCTGGATGTCGGTGATCCTGCGCCGCGCCTTCGGCCTGGCCGGTGGCCTGCACGCCCCCAAGTACTTCCCCTCGCTCAACCACCGCGTGGCCTGGCCATCGGCGCGCTGGGGTTCGATTCCGGTGGAGGGTGGCGTGAAGGCCGCGCACCGCCAGGAGATCGAAGACGCCGAAGACCCGGCCGCGCGCCAGGCCGAACTGGAGGCTTACTACAACCGCATCGGTTCGCCGTTTCGCACGGCGGAGAAGTTCGGCATCCTGGACATCATCGATCCGCGCGAGA
The sequence above is a segment of the Hydrogenophaga sp. BPS33 genome. Coding sequences within it:
- a CDS encoding GntR family transcriptional regulator, which codes for MTRDVPGDKLDYRHWEGAVAFRLFSGSDQPTLTVAEQIAASIGDRIISGALAPRERILEEELATEFSVSRGPVRDAIRILEREGLVTILPRRGAVVTDLAAHEVREIFEIRAGLLEIVARKVAAARDPDLLALLRAGVARLQRLAAMKDDQGAYAETSYRLSILSVRACGNQRLTRMLVALSLQTLRYAKLSLASAQRRQRSASIWTEALALLEAGDEEAYARKVRQRVEESGAEAARRLDAPEPARKDVGKPVPKAAP
- a CDS encoding CaiB/BaiF CoA transferase family protein, producing MSISMEALGPLRGLTVVEICTTIAGPACARLMADFGADVIKIEPPSGDPVRQMGRHVGDVSLYAAAILRGKKSVALDLKQEEGRKLAFELARRADILIENNRPGVLERLGLGYDDLSKVNPGLVMVRISGYGQDGPYAARPGYGAICEAVGGVRHMTGDPDRPPARVALATTDYLTATYAAFGAAMAIIERQRTGRGQVVDVALYETAFTQMEPYVPAYEKLGFVPQRVGPNLPTMAPNSLYPTKDGSWMLIAANSNPTFERLVGAMGQPELLRDARFADIRTRGEPANMKAIDAIVAEWTCTLETAALAAVLQAAEVPSSPIYTIADIYQDPHYAARDMLVKVPHPELGHTTQAGIVPKLSATPGAIRHTGPDIGADTAEVLRGIGISNSHIQELEAAKVIRTQT
- a CDS encoding acyl-CoA carboxylase subunit beta, producing the protein MNAPLPPSSVTDAANDGEWAAELQELAYRREQGASMGGPEALAKHAAKGRLNVRQRIDALLDPQSFRELARVAGKGRYDKDGHFKGVSPVNAVIGTGRIEGRKITVSADDYTLRAGSSEATISDKWIYAERMALDLRMPLVRLVDTAGGSVKLLEQQGSSKIPGYPNWPVVDLLKHVPVVGVALGACAGLGAIKVLMSHFSVMVRDQAQVFAGGPPVVKQAYGIDIDKNDLGGWKVHRRSALVHNEAQDEADAFEQVRRFLSYLPRNAQNVAARGPREDDPNRADDWLKNAIPRDRRKVFDPRKIVAALFDTGTVFEIGRHQGGSVITALARLDGYPVGVMCSDPRVAGGAMTTKSAWKIERHVKLCDTFGLPIVNLVDQPGNATGPDAELDATLLGAVRVLTTIEDAQVPWMSVILRRAFGLAGGLHAPKYFPSLNHRVAWPSARWGSIPVEGGVKAAHRQEIEDAEDPAARQAELEAYYNRIGSPFRTAEKFGILDIIDPRETRSFLCDWIEDAWEAMLARRVGRTV